Proteins encoded within one genomic window of Bradyrhizobium sp. AZCC 1719:
- a CDS encoding glycosyltransferase family 4 protein gives MRIAQVAPLVESVPPKLYGGTERVVAWLVDELVSLGHEVTLFASGDSNTTAKLHAVWPRALRLGRPRTDPMVAQAALLEAVARHATEFDIIHAHIDWLHLPLLSRLGVPFLTTCHGRMDLPGFANVVRCFPDAPFVSISDNQRAPLSEANWIGTIYHGLPADLFEPSFEAGSYLAFLGRLTAEKGPEAAIRIARAAKVPLRIAAKVPRGETGYFKEQLESQIDGKQVQLTGEVNDEAKRQFLAGAAALLFPIDWPEPFGLVMIEAMACGTPVIAFKSGSVSEVINDGITGFVVSDKAEAVEAIGRLSELDRRQVRMQFEKRFTARRMAQEYLRRYKTLIHPDVSEVHPGIRPALSKGSSGACSHRVR, from the coding sequence CGGCACTGAGCGGGTGGTGGCGTGGCTGGTCGACGAGCTGGTGAGCCTTGGGCATGAGGTGACGCTGTTTGCCAGCGGGGATTCGAATACCACTGCCAAGCTTCATGCCGTTTGGCCGCGGGCGCTTCGCCTTGGTCGGCCGAGGACGGATCCGATGGTGGCGCAGGCAGCCCTGCTGGAGGCGGTGGCGCGGCACGCGACGGAGTTCGATATCATCCACGCCCATATTGATTGGTTGCACCTGCCGCTCCTAAGCCGGCTTGGCGTGCCGTTTCTCACCACCTGCCACGGGCGCATGGACTTGCCGGGCTTTGCAAACGTGGTCCGCTGCTTTCCCGATGCGCCGTTCGTCTCGATATCGGATAACCAGCGCGCACCCTTGAGCGAGGCCAACTGGATCGGCACCATTTATCATGGCTTGCCGGCCGACCTGTTCGAGCCGTCCTTCGAAGCGGGCTCCTACCTCGCCTTCCTCGGCCGGCTTACAGCGGAGAAAGGACCGGAAGCCGCCATCCGGATCGCGCGCGCTGCCAAGGTGCCGCTTCGTATCGCTGCAAAAGTGCCACGGGGCGAAACGGGCTATTTCAAAGAACAGCTCGAGTCGCAGATCGACGGTAAACAGGTCCAGCTCACCGGGGAGGTCAATGATGAAGCGAAGCGGCAGTTTCTGGCGGGCGCTGCAGCACTGTTGTTTCCGATCGATTGGCCGGAACCGTTCGGCCTCGTCATGATCGAGGCCATGGCGTGCGGCACGCCCGTCATCGCGTTCAAGTCCGGCTCGGTGTCGGAGGTCATCAACGACGGCATCACCGGCTTTGTCGTATCCGACAAGGCAGAAGCCGTTGAAGCGATCGGAAGGCTTTCCGAGCTCGATCGACGTCAGGTGCGAATGCAATTCGAGAAAAGGTTTACCGCAAGACGAATGGCACAGGAGTATCTCCGCCGCTACAAGACATTGATTCATCCCGATGTGAGCGAAGTTCATCCCGGCATCAGGCCCGCCTTGTCTAAAGGTTCATCTGGCGCTTGCTCACATCGCGTACGTTGA
- a CDS encoding PAS domain S-box protein yields the protein MSIAEQDDIESLLVSLQKPNVDQGAWGSDELLQALPVALYMTDAAGRITFYNEAAAQLWGCRPTLGTAEFCGSWKLYWPDGTSLPHAECPMALALKERRPIRGMEAVAERPDGTRVPFIPYPTPLFDASRALIGAVNMLVDITERREAEQRLRESEARYRAIAAIIESSDDAVVSKDLNSIITSWNQGAERLFGYSAKEAIGKSVMMLIPPDRHDEEPTILARIRRGERVEHYESVRQRKDGRTIDISLTISPIRDKDGKIVGASKIARDISFRKRAEEQQRLIFREMDHRIKNLFAVAGGVVTMSARSAKTAEELATVVRDRLLSLAKANDLTLKLTADGTHRMQHSTLLHTLIGTILSPYDGSTDKGRARVTISGPDIPIAGDVVTGFALLLHEFATNATKYGALSSQSGSINIACSENTDQFVLTWTERGGPPVGRQAEVEGFGTLLSRATVQSQFGGGIAWDWNPAGLTIDLSFPKDRIVAHP from the coding sequence ATGAGTATCGCCGAACAAGACGACATCGAATCGCTGCTGGTCTCCCTGCAGAAGCCGAACGTAGATCAAGGGGCGTGGGGATCCGACGAACTCTTGCAGGCACTGCCGGTAGCGCTCTATATGACCGACGCCGCCGGCCGTATCACCTTCTACAATGAAGCGGCGGCGCAATTGTGGGGATGCCGACCGACGCTAGGGACCGCCGAGTTTTGCGGATCATGGAAGCTCTATTGGCCGGACGGCACTTCCCTCCCGCACGCCGAATGTCCGATGGCGCTGGCGCTCAAGGAGCGGCGTCCTATCCGAGGCATGGAAGCGGTCGCCGAACGGCCGGACGGCACGCGCGTACCGTTCATTCCGTATCCAACGCCCCTGTTCGATGCTTCACGGGCTTTGATTGGCGCTGTCAACATGCTGGTCGACATCACCGAGCGCCGGGAGGCTGAACAGCGGCTTCGAGAGAGTGAGGCGCGCTATCGAGCCATCGCTGCGATCATCGAATCATCCGACGACGCGGTCGTTTCGAAGGACCTCAATAGCATCATCACAAGCTGGAATCAGGGCGCGGAGCGGCTGTTTGGCTATAGCGCTAAAGAGGCGATTGGGAAGTCGGTCATGATGCTAATCCCTCCCGACCGTCACGACGAGGAGCCGACCATTCTTGCCCGCATCCGGCGCGGTGAGCGCGTCGAGCACTACGAAAGCGTTCGCCAACGCAAGGATGGCCGCACCATCGACATTTCGCTGACGATCTCCCCGATCAGAGACAAGGACGGCAAGATCGTCGGCGCTTCGAAAATAGCCCGCGATATTTCATTTCGAAAGCGAGCAGAGGAGCAGCAGCGGCTGATCTTCCGAGAGATGGACCATCGCATCAAGAACCTCTTTGCTGTCGCTGGCGGCGTGGTCACGATGAGTGCCCGATCGGCGAAAACAGCGGAAGAACTCGCTACTGTGGTGCGAGACCGCTTGTTGTCCCTCGCGAAAGCCAACGACCTAACGTTGAAGCTGACTGCCGATGGCACTCATCGAATGCAACACTCAACGCTGCTGCATACGTTGATTGGGACGATTCTCTCTCCTTATGATGGCAGCACCGACAAAGGCCGGGCGCGTGTCACGATCAGCGGACCCGACATTCCAATCGCGGGCGACGTGGTGACCGGTTTTGCGTTGCTATTGCACGAGTTTGCAACCAATGCCACAAAGTACGGGGCACTTTCGAGCCAAAGTGGCTCCATCAATATCGCGTGCTCCGAAAACACTGACCAATTCGTGCTAACGTGGACGGAACGCGGAGGACCACCGGTTGGTCGTCAAGCAGAGGTAGAGGGCTTTGGTACGCTACTCTCCCGTGCAACGGTGCAGAGCCAATTTGGAGGCGGGATCGCGTGGGATTGGAACCCCGCAGGCCTGACAATAGACCTTTCTTTTCCAAAGGACCGCATAGTGGCGCATCCCTAG
- a CDS encoding NAD(P)/FAD-dependent oxidoreductase: MDPFIDRRSKSLWMDVAVAPNATPLQGGKECNVVIIGAGIAGISTAYELALGGSRVIVLDRGKIAGGITARTTAHLAPLCDDLTSAMIGLRGEDTSRLFYESQAAAVDRIEEIQQRESIDCDFRRLDGFLFQARDTDAKIIEDELDAVRKVGAPVRRLVGVPLAHCAQQHVLRYPRQGTFHPLKYLRGLVAAIETKRCRFHCDTA; the protein is encoded by the coding sequence ATGGATCCTTTCATCGATCGGCGCAGCAAGTCGCTTTGGATGGACGTTGCGGTCGCCCCAAACGCGACACCGCTGCAGGGCGGCAAGGAATGCAATGTTGTAATCATTGGCGCGGGTATTGCCGGGATTTCTACGGCCTATGAACTCGCCCTCGGAGGTTCGCGCGTCATCGTGCTCGATCGTGGGAAGATCGCGGGCGGCATAACGGCGCGCACCACTGCGCATCTGGCGCCGCTCTGCGATGATCTGACGTCCGCGATGATCGGCCTGCGCGGGGAGGACACATCCCGCCTGTTCTACGAGAGTCAGGCCGCAGCGGTGGATCGCATCGAGGAAATCCAGCAGCGGGAATCCATCGACTGCGATTTCCGGCGCCTGGACGGTTTTCTGTTTCAGGCGCGCGACACCGATGCGAAGATCATTGAGGATGAATTGGATGCGGTCCGCAAGGTCGGCGCGCCCGTCCGTCGGCTGGTCGGCGTTCCCCTCGCCCATTGCGCGCAGCAGCACGTACTGCGCTATCCGCGCCAAGGCACGTTTCATCCTCTGAAATATCTCAGGGGTCTTGTCGCGGCCATCGAGACAAAGCGTTGCCGCTTCCACTGTGACACAGCTTAG
- a CDS encoding YciE/YciF ferroxidase family protein — protein MGLFTEDIKTMDDLFLHGLQDIYYAEQQITKALPKMIDKAANRDLVAGLKAHLKETNKQIERLDKVFLKLEQQPRGTQCPAIDGLITEADELTGEVADKAVLDAAIVAGAQAVEHYEICRYGTLIAWAEKLGHDEVVRFLTTNLNEEKAANTKLNTIALRKDVNTKASNAA, from the coding sequence ATGGGACTATTCACAGAAGACATCAAGACAATGGACGACCTGTTCCTGCACGGCCTGCAGGATATTTATTATGCAGAGCAACAGATCACGAAGGCGTTGCCGAAGATGATCGATAAGGCGGCCAACCGCGATCTCGTCGCGGGCCTCAAGGCGCATCTGAAAGAGACCAACAAGCAGATCGAGCGGCTGGACAAGGTGTTTCTGAAGCTCGAGCAGCAGCCGCGCGGCACCCAATGCCCGGCCATCGATGGTCTGATTACGGAAGCCGATGAATTGACCGGCGAGGTAGCCGACAAGGCCGTGCTCGATGCGGCGATCGTCGCCGGCGCGCAGGCCGTCGAACACTACGAGATCTGCCGCTACGGCACGCTGATTGCCTGGGCCGAAAAGCTCGGTCATGACGAGGTGGTTCGCTTCCTGACCACCAACCTCAACGAGGAAAAGGCTGCGAACACAAAGCTCAATACCATCGCGCTTCGGAAGGACGTCAACACCAAGGCATCGAACGCTGCCTGA